From the genome of Candidatus Goldiibacteriota bacterium HGW-Goldbacteria-1, one region includes:
- the flgC gene encoding flagellar basal body rod protein FlgC → MSAFDAFVISASGLTAERLRMDVISNNIANVNTTKTIDGGPYQRQRVVFEPRGEKVNSLFPSMFDKSKMTAGFKGVKVTGVINDVNPPKLTFDPGHPDANKEGYVAMPNVNIVKEMVDMISATRAYEANVTALNSAKSMAAKALEIGKA, encoded by the coding sequence ATGAGTGCATTTGATGCTTTTGTCATAAGCGCGTCCGGCCTTACGGCAGAGCGCCTTAGAATGGATGTAATTTCAAATAATATAGCAAATGTTAATACCACCAAAACAATAGATGGCGGGCCGTATCAGCGCCAGCGTGTTGTTTTTGAACCAAGGGGAGAAAAAGTAAATTCTCTTTTTCCGTCAATGTTTGATAAGTCGAAGATGACTGCCGGTTTTAAAGGGGTAAAAGTGACGGGTGTAATTAATGATGTTAACCCGCCTAAACTTACCTTTGACCCGGGGCATCCGGACGCAAATAAAGAAGGTTATGTGGCAATGCCAAATGTAAATATAGTTAAAGAAATGGTTGATATGATATCCGCGACAAGGGCTTATGAAGCAAATGTTACGGCTTTGAATTCCGCGAAATCCATGGCGGCAAAAGCACTTGAAATTGGTAAGGCTTAA
- a CDS encoding flagellar hook-basal body complex protein FliE, whose amino-acid sequence MSAPMSISGLEGVLGKVNIPETVLNTVQPVQPEIKTGAADFGDVLQTAIKSINETQINADNAISQLAAGQDIELHNVMLAVEQAGMTLQLALQVKNKITEAYQEIMRMQI is encoded by the coding sequence ATGTCAGCGCCAATGTCAATATCAGGTTTAGAGGGTGTTCTTGGAAAGGTTAACATACCGGAAACGGTATTAAATACTGTACAGCCTGTACAGCCGGAAATAAAAACCGGCGCAGCTGATTTTGGCGACGTTCTTCAGACGGCAATAAAGTCAATTAATGAAACGCAGATAAACGCGGACAATGCTATTTCGCAGCTTGCCGCGGGTCAGGATATAGAACTTCATAATGTAATGCTTGCTGTTGAACAGGCAGGTATGACGTTACAGCTGGCGCTTCAGGTTAAAAACAAAATAACCGAAGCTTACCAGGAAATAATGAGAATGCAAATCTAA
- the flgB gene encoding flagellar basal body rod protein FlgB, which translates to MLEGIFSSEVYQVLEKSLNASSLQHKLISNNIANVNTPGFKRSEVVFQSKLSEVLDKKDKEFLPLAVTNLKHIPSGTDFTLAQLQPEVVTNAETSLRTDDNNVDIDFEMAKMAENTTTYSTVAQLMSMKISGLKTAISEGGR; encoded by the coding sequence ATGCTTGAAGGTATTTTCTCCAGTGAAGTATACCAGGTTTTAGAGAAATCGCTTAATGCGTCATCTCTTCAGCATAAACTTATAAGTAATAATATTGCCAATGTAAATACGCCCGGATTTAAGCGTTCTGAAGTTGTATTTCAAAGCAAACTTTCCGAAGTACTTGATAAAAAAGACAAGGAATTTTTGCCGCTTGCTGTCACCAATTTAAAACACATTCCATCCGGCACCGATTTTACGCTTGCGCAGCTTCAGCCGGAAGTTGTGACAAACGCAGAAACGTCATTAAGGACAGATGATAATAATGTGGACATAGATTTTGAAATGGCTAAAATGGCTGAAAATACAACAACATATTCCACGGTTGCACAGCTGATGTCAATGAAGATAAGCGGGCTTAAAACAGCTATTTCTGAAGGCGGGAGGTAA
- a CDS encoding flagellar motor switch protein FliG: MPMNGEQKAATLLITLGPDLSAEVFRNLSDELVEQLTLQIANTKKITPQDRDAVMEESYQLALAEEYISQGGIDYARELLEKALGEQKAVEILNRLQGALQMTPFDFIKKTDPQQILNFIQNEHPQTIALVLAHLQPEQSSNILSSLPTDIQVDVATRIATMERATPEVIMEVEKVLERRIASVFTQEFASAGGVRSVAEMLNRVDRSTEKAIMEKLEETNPDLADEIKRLMFVFDDVLLLDDRTIQQILREIDSKDLVLALKGASEECKNKILKNMSSRARQMILEDMEVMGPVRIKTTEEAQQKIVNVIRQLEEMGEIVVARGGEEEIFV; encoded by the coding sequence ATGCCAATGAACGGTGAACAGAAAGCCGCGACACTTCTAATCACTCTAGGGCCGGATCTTTCGGCGGAAGTTTTCAGGAATTTATCCGACGAGTTGGTAGAGCAGCTTACGTTACAGATAGCTAACACAAAGAAGATTACCCCGCAGGACAGGGACGCTGTTATGGAGGAAAGCTACCAGCTTGCCCTCGCAGAAGAATACATATCCCAGGGCGGAATCGATTACGCAAGGGAGCTTCTTGAAAAAGCCCTTGGAGAACAGAAAGCTGTTGAGATACTAAACAGGCTGCAGGGCGCGCTTCAGATGACGCCTTTTGATTTTATTAAAAAGACAGACCCGCAGCAGATACTTAACTTTATTCAGAATGAACATCCGCAGACTATTGCGCTTGTACTTGCGCATCTTCAGCCTGAACAGTCATCCAATATCCTGTCTTCGTTGCCGACGGATATTCAGGTTGACGTTGCCACAAGGATAGCCACAATGGAAAGGGCAACCCCTGAAGTTATAATGGAAGTTGAAAAGGTCCTTGAAAGAAGAATTGCGTCTGTCTTTACACAGGAATTTGCTTCAGCCGGCGGCGTAAGGTCGGTTGCTGAAATGCTTAACAGGGTTGACAGAAGCACAGAAAAAGCGATTATGGAAAAACTTGAAGAAACAAATCCGGATCTTGCGGATGAAATTAAAAGGCTTATGTTCGTGTTTGACGACGTTCTGCTTCTGGATGACAGGACTATCCAGCAGATATTAAGGGAAATTGACTCTAAGGACCTTGTGCTTGCGTTAAAAGGCGCATCTGAAGAGTGCAAAAATAAGATACTTAAGAACATGTCAAGCCGCGCCCGCCAGATGATACTTGAAGATATGGAAGTTATGGGCCCTGTACGTATAAAGACCACGGAAGAAGCCCAGCAGAAGATTGTAAACGTCATCAGGCAGCTTGAAGAAATGGGCGAGATTGTGGTAGCAAGAGGCGGAGAGGAAGAAATCTTTGTTTAA
- the fliF gene encoding flagellar M-ring protein FliF → MVNDFLLKTWERLKSFWQGQDKSRRILWITVPSLILIGLIAIAFWTTAPNYSPLFSNLTSEDAGNIISELKDRKIPYKIGNNGKTISVPFKNVYDLRLEMASKGMIKGGGVGFEIFDKTNLGITDFTQRVNFVRALEGELGRTIGNIDIIEDARVHLVLPKKELYEEKEKEPTASVLIKMKSGLKLSYDNVKSIIFLVAGSVEGMKPVNVTIIDSNGIVLSDIIKDELMEEGSASYSYSKQLKLTNQQITMQKEFEKDIQRRVDSMLSNVLGDKRATVRVNAELNFDQVEKKDEIYEPIVGGKGIIRSSKRNLENYTGVGTYPGGVPGTDSNVPGYKSAVSGNSQFTKSEVTENYEISKREKHVVETVGAVKRLSVAVIVDNLQPQQVNSVRNAVIAAAGLDLTRGDQVAVENISFDRSVEKAEMAKADMSAREKYMTTLTSLGIVLGILLFALLFLRSTLKPKAIREKLRRQIEMAAKDVRAEDEVEVPLEAVPSAAELAEAQKRAEMKRQITKIARENPKIIVQLIKRWLNEEKR, encoded by the coding sequence ATAGTGAACGACTTTCTGTTAAAGACATGGGAGCGTTTAAAATCTTTCTGGCAGGGTCAGGACAAGTCCAGAAGAATTTTATGGATTACCGTTCCGTCGCTTATTTTAATAGGTCTTATTGCAATTGCATTCTGGACAACCGCGCCTAATTATTCGCCGCTGTTTTCCAATCTTACTTCCGAAGACGCGGGCAATATTATTTCGGAATTAAAAGATAGAAAAATTCCTTATAAAATAGGAAACAACGGCAAGACAATATCCGTGCCGTTTAAAAATGTTTATGATTTAAGGCTTGAAATGGCTTCAAAAGGCATGATAAAAGGCGGAGGCGTGGGTTTTGAGATATTTGATAAAACCAACCTTGGAATAACAGATTTTACGCAGAGGGTGAATTTTGTAAGGGCGCTTGAAGGGGAACTTGGAAGGACAATCGGAAATATTGATATTATAGAAGATGCAAGGGTACACCTTGTACTTCCTAAAAAAGAATTATATGAAGAGAAAGAAAAAGAACCTACGGCTTCCGTATTAATAAAGATGAAGTCGGGTTTAAAGTTAAGTTATGACAATGTAAAATCAATAATTTTCCTTGTTGCCGGCAGTGTTGAAGGAATGAAGCCGGTAAATGTAACAATTATAGATTCAAACGGAATTGTTTTAAGCGACATAATAAAAGATGAGCTTATGGAAGAAGGTTCTGCTTCCTATTCATACAGCAAGCAGCTTAAACTTACAAACCAGCAGATAACCATGCAGAAAGAATTTGAAAAGGACATACAGCGCAGGGTTGATTCCATGCTGTCAAACGTACTTGGCGACAAAAGGGCAACTGTAAGGGTTAATGCAGAACTGAACTTTGACCAGGTAGAGAAAAAAGACGAAATATATGAGCCTATTGTAGGCGGCAAGGGTATTATAAGAAGTTCCAAAAGAAACCTTGAAAATTACACCGGAGTGGGCACTTATCCGGGTGGAGTTCCGGGAACTGATTCAAACGTTCCGGGTTATAAATCCGCGGTAAGCGGTAATTCGCAGTTTACCAAATCAGAAGTCACTGAAAATTATGAAATTTCAAAAAGAGAAAAACATGTTGTGGAAACTGTAGGCGCGGTAAAAAGGCTCTCTGTGGCCGTTATCGTGGATAACCTTCAGCCGCAGCAGGTAAATTCCGTAAGAAACGCTGTTATTGCGGCGGCGGGGCTTGACCTTACAAGAGGCGACCAGGTTGCCGTTGAAAATATAAGCTTCGACAGATCAGTAGAAAAAGCGGAAATGGCTAAAGCGGACATGAGTGCAAGGGAAAAATACATGACCACACTCACCAGCCTTGGCATTGTCCTTGGCATCCTGCTCTTCGCGCTTTTATTCCTTCGCTCAACACTGAAACCGAAAGCAATAAGAGAAAAGCTGCGCAGGCAGATAGAGATGGCGGCAAAAGATGTCCGTGCGGAAGACGAAGTGGAAGTTCCGCTGGAAGCGGTTCCTTCTGCTGCAGAACTTGCTGAAGCCCAGAAACGCGCAGAGATGAAAAGGCAGATTACAAAGATTGCAAGGGAAAATCCCAAAATTATCGTCCAGCTTATTAAACGCTGGTTGAATGAAGAGAAGAGGTGA
- the fliI gene encoding flagellar protein export ATPase FliI, producing MGIDLKKYQDKLRKIETLKTCGKVTQIVGLVVEVSGLRGSIGELCRIISRNEETEVIAEIVGFREDKALLMPLGDLHGIGPGAMVISSEEEFKVAVGDCLLGRVLDGLGRPLDDKGPVKTKEFYSAYNTPSDPLNRKKIDEPVAMGIRSIDAALTVGKGQRMGIFAGSGVGKSTALGMIARNTNADINVIALIGERGREVRDFIEKDLGIEGLKRSVVIAATSDQPALIRRMGAFVATSIAEYFRDKGYNVMLMMDSVTRFAMAQREIGLAIGEPPTTKGYTPSVFALLPKLLERAGTTAHKGSITGLYTVLVEADDMNEPISDHVRAILDGHIVLSRALAAQSHYPPVDLLESVSRCMIDITDDKHRKAASKLKEVLSIYKNAEDLINIGAYVEGSNPQIDYALKKIANVRQFLIQGIEEKTDYNQTVSRLMELFV from the coding sequence ATGGGAATCGACCTAAAAAAATATCAGGACAAACTCCGTAAAATTGAAACCCTAAAAACCTGCGGTAAAGTCACGCAGATAGTCGGCCTTGTTGTGGAAGTTTCCGGCCTTCGCGGTTCTATCGGGGAACTTTGCAGAATAATCTCACGTAACGAAGAAACCGAAGTCATTGCGGAAATTGTCGGCTTTAGGGAAGATAAAGCTTTATTAATGCCCCTTGGCGACCTCCACGGAATAGGGCCGGGCGCCATGGTAATTTCATCCGAAGAAGAATTTAAAGTGGCCGTGGGCGACTGCCTGCTTGGAAGGGTTTTAGACGGTCTTGGCAGGCCGCTTGATGATAAAGGGCCGGTTAAAACAAAAGAATTTTACTCCGCTTATAACACACCTTCGGACCCTTTAAACAGAAAAAAAATTGATGAACCCGTGGCAATGGGCATACGTTCAATTGACGCGGCTTTAACCGTAGGCAAAGGGCAAAGGATGGGTATCTTTGCGGGTTCCGGTGTCGGTAAAAGTACGGCGCTTGGAATGATTGCAAGAAACACAAACGCTGATATAAATGTAATAGCGCTTATAGGTGAAAGAGGCAGGGAAGTCAGGGACTTCATAGAAAAAGACCTGGGTATTGAAGGTTTGAAAAGGTCTGTTGTCATCGCCGCCACGTCAGACCAGCCGGCTTTAATAAGAAGAATGGGTGCGTTTGTCGCCACTTCAATTGCGGAATATTTCAGGGACAAAGGCTATAATGTAATGCTGATGATGGATTCCGTGACAAGGTTTGCAATGGCACAGCGTGAAATTGGGCTTGCCATAGGCGAGCCGCCCACAACAAAAGGTTACACGCCGTCGGTTTTTGCGCTTCTTCCAAAACTGCTTGAAAGGGCGGGCACCACAGCCCATAAAGGCTCCATCACAGGATTATATACCGTGCTGGTTGAAGCGGATGACATGAATGAACCAATATCAGACCACGTCAGGGCTATTCTTGACGGGCATATAGTTTTATCAAGGGCGCTTGCAGCGCAAAGCCATTATCCGCCTGTTGACCTTTTAGAATCCGTCAGCCGCTGTATGATAGATATTACAGATGACAAACACCGTAAAGCGGCTTCAAAATTAAAAGAAGTTCTCTCTATTTATAAAAATGCAGAAGACCTTATAAATATCGGCGCGTACGTTGAAGGAAGCAATCCGCAGATTGATTACGCCCTTAAAAAAATAGCAAACGTAAGGCAGTTTCTTATACAGGGGATAGAAGAAAAAACAGATTATAATCAGACTGTAAGCCGGCTTATGGAACTTTTTGTTTAG